The segment AGCACAAATTACGACAGTAAAAGAATTAGCAGCAAAAGAAGGTTTAACAATTATTGAAGCTGCTGCATCAACTCCGGCAGAAGTACAACAAGCCACGGAATCTTTACTTGGGAAAGTGGAAGCCTTTTACATTATTACGGATAACACGGTTGTATCTGCTTTAGAATCAGTAATCGGTGTAGCAAATGCAAATAAGTTGCCACTAATCGTAGGGGAGCTTGATTCAGTAGCACGTGGTGGTTTAGCTGCATATGGTTTCGAATACTTCGATATCGGTTATGAAGCAGGTCAAATGGCGGCACAAATTTTATTAGAAGGTAAAACACCGGCTGAAATCCCAGCGGCATACCCAGCCAATTTAAAACTATTAATTAACAAAGATACTGCTGAAACACTAGGTTTAGAAATTAAGCCAGAGTGGGAAGCGGAAGTACAATAACACAGATTCGCGCTAAGCATACCACTTAGCGCGAATCCTTATTTCCATTAAAAAAACAGTTAGGGGATGGTTCAAGATGTTTACAGCTTTGTTTGGTTCAGTTGAGCAAGGAATCATCTATGCAATTATGGCGCTCGGAGTGTATTTAACATTCCGAGTGTTAGACTTTCCAGATTTAACAGTTGACGGTAGCTTTGTTACGGGAGCAGGTACAGCAGCGATGATGATTGTGCTTGGCTACAACCCGATTTTAGCGACAATTGTAGCGATGGTAGCTGGATTTCTTGCAGGATGTATGACGGGTTTATTACATACGAAGGGAAAAATCAATCCACTACTTTCCGGGATTTTGATGATGATTGCTTTGTATTCAATCAACCTTCGAATTATGGGGATCACATCTGATACAGGTGTAACGCGCCCCAATATTCCATTATTAAATACGGATACAGTATTCTCGATGTTTAATGACTTCTGGTCAAAACTGGGGATTGATAGTGTGCTTTCTAGTGCAGTAACTGCAATGGGGGGGGAATCACTTCCATCGACATGGGGTATTTTACTTTTCATGCTAGTCGTAACATTAATCATTAAACTCATAATGGACCGATTCTTAAAAACAGAAATTGGGCTTGCGATTCGAGCGACAGGGGACAATAAGCGAATGATTCGAAGCTTTTCTGCCAATACCGATTCTTTAATCATTTTAGGTCTTGGTTTATCAAACGGGATGGTGGCATTATCAGGTGCGCTAATAGCCCAGTATACGAAGTTTGCGGATATCGGACTTGGTATCGGGATGATTGTTGTCGGGTTAGCCTCAGTAATTATCGGTGAAGCAATCTTTGGTACGAAATCAATCGTACGCACAACATTTGCTGTTATTGCAGGTGCGATTATTTACCGTTTAATTTATGCCCTTGCCTTGCGAGTTGGCTGGTTAGATACGGGAGATATGAAGTTAATTACCGCAATTATCGTCATTTTAGCTTTAATTATTCCACAAGTTTTAAATAGGCAAAAAGAGAAAAAGCGTAAGGCAAAGCGTTTAGCGGAGCGAGTAGCAGCTCAAAACGCATCGCTAAAAGTAGAGCAAGGGGGTAGCGGACTTGCTTAAATTAGATGGCATTAACAAAATATTTAATGAAGGTACACCAGATGAAAAAAATGCATTAGACAACATTAATCTACATTTAGCAGCAGGGGACTTTGTTACAATTATCGGTAGTAACGGTGCAGGGAAGTCGACGATGATGAACATGATTTCGGGGGCGTTGACACCTGATTTTGGTGCGATTGTCATTGATGGTAATGATTTAACACGTCTACCTGAACATAAGCGCGCGGTGCATATTGGACGCGTTTTCCAAGACCCAATGGCGGGGACAGCACCTTCTATGACGATTGAAGAAAACTTGGCCATCGCCTATTCACGAAATGCAAAACGCGGATTACGTGGTGGTGTTGATAAAAAGCGCCGAGAATTCTTCAAGCAATCATTAGAAAAGCTTCACCTCAATTTGGAAAACCGTTTAACGGCAAAAGTCGGATTACTTTCAGGTGGAGAACGCCAAGCATTGAGTTTATTAATGGCGACATTTACAAAGCCGGCTATTTTATTATTAGATGAACATACGGCCGCACTAGATCCATCGCGTGCGGAGCTCATTACAAAGTTAACAAAGGAGCTTGTTGAGGAAAGTAACTTAACGACGCTTATGGTAACGCACAATATGCAACAGGCACTAGATCTAGGTAATCGCCTCATTATGATGGATAAAGGTCAAATTATTTTGGAAGTTGGTGCAGATCGCAAGTCAGCTTTAACTATTCCTGATTTAATGACTGAATTTGAACACATTCGTGGCGAAAAAATGAATTCAGACCGTGCGTTATTAGGATAAAAACAAGCCCGTATTCCTTCAAAATGAGGAATGCGGGCTTGTTCGTTTCGTTACACCAATAACGCAAATAACGTACTATCCTTATTTACTTCTTTGTATTCAAAGCCATTTGCTATCATGCGTTCTAATAAACCAGCGCGATCATCGGGATGTCCGATTTCAATGCCGACAAGTGCAGGACCGCTTTCTTTATTGTTTTTCTTCGTATATTCAAACGTTGTAATATCATCATTCGGTCCAAGTACGGACGTTAAAAACTGTCGCAAAGCACCTGAACGTTGTGGGAAGCTGACGATGAAGTAATGCAATAACCCTTCGTAAATTAAAGAACGTTCCTTAATTTCCTGCATCCTGCCAATGTCATTGTTTCCACCTGAAATAATGATGACAACCGATTTCCCACGAATTTCATCTGCATAAAAGTCAAGTGCCGCAACAGAAAGTGCCCCAGCAGGCTCTGCAACTATGGCGTGTTTATTGTATAAATCGAGAATCGTCGTACATACTTTACCTTCAGGAATCTCGATAATATCATCTAAATGTGTTTTACAAACTTGATACGTTTCATTGCCAGCTAACTTTACTGCAGCACCATCTACAAACTTATCAATCCAACCTAGTGCAGTCGGGCTGTTTTGCTCGAAAGCAGCTTTCATACTAGCGGCACCAGCAGGCTCCACACCGATGACTTTACTATGTGGTGATAGATTTTTAATATAAGTAGATACGCCAGACATTAACCCACCACCACCAATGCTCCCAAAAACATAATCTATTGGTTCTTCAATATCATTCATAATTTCAACGGCCACTGTACCTTGACCAGCGATGACATCTAAATCATCAAATGGATGAATAAAAATACGTTCTTCTGCCTCGCAATAGGCAAGAGCACTCGCGGCAGAATCATCAAAAGTATCACCAGAAAGCTGAATTTCTACAAAATTGCGACCAAACATACGCACTTGATCGATTTTTTGCTTTGGTGTCGTTTTCGGCATGAAAATCGTTGCATGAATTTCAAGTTTTGCACAAGCATATGCAACACCTTGTGCATGGTTTCCCGCGCTCGCACAAACAACCCCTGTAGCACGTGCCTGTTCTTCAATTTTTTTTATTTTATAATAAGCTCCGCGCAATTTGAAAGAACGTACATGCTGTAGGTCCTCTCGTTTAAAGTAAATATTAGCGCCGTATTTCTCGGACAAATAATCGTTACGTTGAAGCGGTGTATGTACGACTACATCCTTTAAAAAATGGTGCGCGATTAAAATATGTTCCACTGCAATTGTTTTCGGTTGTGTAACTTCCATTCCCATGTAACCTCCGTCATATATCGATTTAATCATTCTAACATAAATAACACCTTTAATGTTTTAAGATTCAGTTAATTACGAAATTTCTTAAAATAAATGCAATGAAAACGTTTTACTCTAGTATAGAATGTTTATAAAATGAGATGGATGTAAAAGTTGCTTAATGAAATGAAAATTGTGTATCTTGAAGAAAGAACGAGCATAAGGAGGAAATGGACAATGCAAAATACGTCAAAAACAATATTAACAATGAAAAGAACATTTGAAGTCCCAGCAGAGAAGGTTATCAATGCATGGCTGGACGCGCAAATGATGAAAAAATGGCTTTTTACAATGGAGCATACAAATAAAGTAGCTACAAATGAGCCGATAGAGGGCGGTACATGGGAAATTGTAGATCACCGCGGAGGTACAGATTACCGAGCAATTGGTACGTATTTGACGATAGATCGACCAAATTTAATTCGCAAAACATTTAGAATGCCGCAATTTGGTGAGGCAGAGGACATAATTATTGTTCAGTTTGAAAATGAAGAAAATGGATCTGAAATGACATTTACACAAGAAATTACTGTGCCACATGAAGAGGGCTGGAGCCAAGCGGACATTGAAAAGGCAGAAAAGGAATACGTCGCTAGTTCTGAACAGGGATGGCACTATATGTTTTTAGGTTTAAAGCAACTAGTGGAAACAGGGAAAATTAATTACCCGCAATAATTTTTTTATGTGCATACAAAAAAGCCATTTTGACGTGAAAATCAAAATGGCTTTTCGCTTAAAATAGAATATGCGCAATCGCAGCAATAATTGGAATTGAAATAATTGTACGGATTAAGAAAATCACGAATAAATCCCATATTTTTAATGGTAATTTTGTCC is part of the Solibacillus sp. FSL K6-1523 genome and harbors:
- a CDS encoding ABC transporter permease; the protein is MFTALFGSVEQGIIYAIMALGVYLTFRVLDFPDLTVDGSFVTGAGTAAMMIVLGYNPILATIVAMVAGFLAGCMTGLLHTKGKINPLLSGILMMIALYSINLRIMGITSDTGVTRPNIPLLNTDTVFSMFNDFWSKLGIDSVLSSAVTAMGGESLPSTWGILLFMLVVTLIIKLIMDRFLKTEIGLAIRATGDNKRMIRSFSANTDSLIILGLGLSNGMVALSGALIAQYTKFADIGLGIGMIVVGLASVIIGEAIFGTKSIVRTTFAVIAGAIIYRLIYALALRVGWLDTGDMKLITAIIVILALIIPQVLNRQKEKKRKAKRLAERVAAQNASLKVEQGGSGLA
- a CDS encoding ABC transporter ATP-binding protein, whose translation is MLKLDGINKIFNEGTPDEKNALDNINLHLAAGDFVTIIGSNGAGKSTMMNMISGALTPDFGAIVIDGNDLTRLPEHKRAVHIGRVFQDPMAGTAPSMTIEENLAIAYSRNAKRGLRGGVDKKRREFFKQSLEKLHLNLENRLTAKVGLLSGGERQALSLLMATFTKPAILLLDEHTAALDPSRAELITKLTKELVEESNLTTLMVTHNMQQALDLGNRLIMMDKGQIILEVGADRKSALTIPDLMTEFEHIRGEKMNSDRALLG
- the ilvA gene encoding threonine ammonia-lyase IlvA, with translation MEVTQPKTIAVEHILIAHHFLKDVVVHTPLQRNDYLSEKYGANIYFKREDLQHVRSFKLRGAYYKIKKIEEQARATGVVCASAGNHAQGVAYACAKLEIHATIFMPKTTPKQKIDQVRMFGRNFVEIQLSGDTFDDSAASALAYCEAEERIFIHPFDDLDVIAGQGTVAVEIMNDIEEPIDYVFGSIGGGGLMSGVSTYIKNLSPHSKVIGVEPAGAASMKAAFEQNSPTALGWIDKFVDGAAVKLAGNETYQVCKTHLDDIIEIPEGKVCTTILDLYNKHAIVAEPAGALSVAALDFYADEIRGKSVVIIISGGNNDIGRMQEIKERSLIYEGLLHYFIVSFPQRSGALRQFLTSVLGPNDDITTFEYTKKNNKESGPALVGIEIGHPDDRAGLLERMIANGFEYKEVNKDSTLFALLV
- a CDS encoding SRPBCC family protein, translated to MQNTSKTILTMKRTFEVPAEKVINAWLDAQMMKKWLFTMEHTNKVATNEPIEGGTWEIVDHRGGTDYRAIGTYLTIDRPNLIRKTFRMPQFGEAEDIIIVQFENEENGSEMTFTQEITVPHEEGWSQADIEKAEKEYVASSEQGWHYMFLGLKQLVETGKINYPQ